A genomic region of Runella rosea contains the following coding sequences:
- a CDS encoding vWA domain-containing protein, with amino-acid sequence MIARQTSLSGHIVAFSRFLRASGIPVGPDREADALKALAEINVGDEVQFYLALRSVYPQNRKQLREFDELYVKYWKELAKAVDSKIKEDAEESKSKKKKNNQNGEASFEALKNWLSGNRQPEQEELASYSLGEPLSQKDFGSYTDEDLYEARKIIRTLVQRMAKTMSRRYEAARSGGQLDLRRVLRNNFRKGDEIIDLFYRRPARNKIRLVLLCDVSKSMELYSRFWVQFMFAFQNLYQSIETFVFSTRLCRITEDLKEMEYTKALENLTERVPHWSGGTDIGAVLREFVQEYAMRKLNSRTIVLIISDGMDTGEGDDLALNMERIRRKARRVIWLNPLAGSPDYRPEVKALKAVLPHLDLHAPAHNLESLKRVVEQLR; translated from the coding sequence ATGATTGCCCGCCAAACATCTCTCTCTGGGCACATCGTGGCCTTTAGCCGTTTTTTGCGGGCGAGCGGTATTCCCGTTGGGCCTGATCGTGAGGCAGATGCGCTCAAAGCACTGGCCGAAATCAACGTGGGCGACGAAGTACAGTTTTATCTGGCATTGCGCAGTGTTTATCCCCAAAACCGTAAACAACTACGGGAGTTTGACGAGCTATATGTAAAGTATTGGAAAGAACTTGCCAAAGCTGTTGATTCCAAAATAAAAGAAGACGCGGAAGAGAGCAAATCTAAAAAAAAGAAAAATAATCAAAATGGTGAAGCGTCGTTTGAAGCCCTGAAAAACTGGCTGAGTGGCAACCGTCAGCCTGAGCAGGAGGAACTTGCCTCATATAGTTTGGGCGAGCCGCTTTCCCAAAAAGACTTTGGTTCGTATACCGACGAAGATTTATATGAAGCGCGGAAAATCATCCGGACGTTGGTGCAGCGAATGGCAAAAACGATGAGCCGCCGCTACGAAGCGGCTCGTAGCGGTGGGCAGTTGGATTTGCGGCGCGTACTTCGCAACAACTTTCGGAAAGGGGATGAAATCATTGATTTATTTTACCGCCGTCCCGCCCGCAATAAAATTCGGTTGGTGCTCCTCTGCGACGTGAGCAAATCCATGGAGCTTTATAGCCGTTTTTGGGTGCAGTTTATGTTTGCGTTTCAAAATTTGTACCAATCCATCGAAACCTTTGTATTCAGCACTCGCCTGTGCCGTATCACTGAAGATTTAAAAGAAATGGAGTATACAAAGGCCCTCGAAAATCTGACGGAACGCGTGCCACATTGGTCGGGTGGAACTGATATTGGAGCCGTTTTGCGCGAGTTTGTGCAGGAATATGCCATGCGTAAGCTCAATTCCCGCACCATCGTGCTCATCATCAGCGACGGTATGGATACGGGCGAGGGCGACGATTTGGCGCTGAACATGGAGCGCATTCGTCGGAAAGCCCGCCGCGTTATTTGGCTCAATCCATTGGCGGGTTCGCCTGATTATCGCCCCGAAGTGAAAGCGCTTAAAGCGGTGCTACCGCATTTGGATTTGCACGCGCCCGCCCACAATTTGGAGAGCCTCAAACGGGTGGTGGAGCAGTTGCGGTGA
- a CDS encoding MoaD/ThiS family protein has protein sequence MNLKILSFGIAKEIIGQLELPVQLSDAATVADLKQFLITQFPDFQKLSSLRVAINTEYVDDSTLLHSNDEIVLIPPVSGG, from the coding sequence ATGAACCTTAAAATACTGTCCTTCGGGATTGCCAAAGAAATAATCGGTCAGCTCGAATTGCCCGTACAGTTGTCTGACGCAGCAACCGTGGCCGATTTGAAGCAGTTTTTGATTACTCAATTCCCTGATTTTCAGAAGTTATCTTCGCTACGGGTAGCCATCAATACCGAATACGTCGACGATTCGACCCTGTTGCATTCCAACGACGAAATCGTGCTCATTCCGCCCGTTAGCGGAGGCTAA
- a CDS encoding hydroxymethylglutaryl-CoA lyase has translation MKLIECPRDAMQGLTDFVPTETKINYLNRLLQVGFDTLDFGSFVSPKAIPQMRDTAEVVEKLDLSATKTKLLAIVANLRGAQEAAVFEQITYLGFPLSISETFQLKNTNKTIAQAFDEVSEIQNLCLNANKQLVVYLSMGFGNHYGDSYSPELVEQFSERLVGMGINIIAPSDTIGTSTTDDIKTLYGHLLKKFPNVEFGAHLHAKSSHVAKKVRAAYKTGVQRIDCAVRGFGGCPLAEDKLVGNLATELVVSELNQLEAKLTIDEQQLAQAMLASQYVFG, from the coding sequence GTGAAACTCATCGAATGTCCACGGGATGCCATGCAGGGGCTGACCGATTTTGTTCCAACGGAAACAAAAATAAATTACTTAAATCGTCTGTTGCAAGTAGGTTTCGACACGCTTGATTTTGGCAGTTTTGTTTCCCCCAAAGCCATTCCGCAGATGCGCGATACGGCGGAGGTCGTCGAAAAGTTGGATTTATCCGCTACAAAAACCAAGTTGCTTGCCATCGTCGCCAACCTAAGAGGGGCGCAGGAGGCAGCTGTATTTGAGCAGATTACGTATTTAGGTTTTCCATTATCCATCTCCGAAACCTTTCAACTCAAAAACACCAACAAGACCATTGCGCAAGCGTTTGACGAAGTGAGCGAAATTCAAAACCTGTGTTTGAACGCCAACAAACAATTGGTTGTGTATCTTTCGATGGGATTCGGCAATCATTACGGCGACTCGTACAGCCCCGAGCTGGTGGAGCAATTTTCGGAGCGTTTGGTGGGCATGGGCATCAACATCATTGCCCCGTCAGACACCATCGGAACGAGTACCACCGATGACATTAAAACATTGTACGGACATTTGCTCAAAAAATTCCCAAATGTTGAATTTGGGGCGCATCTTCATGCTAAATCGAGTCACGTGGCCAAGAAAGTAAGAGCCGCTTACAAAACGGGAGTACAGCGCATTGATTGTGCCGTTCGGGGCTTTGGCGGTTGCCCACTGGCCGAAGATAAACTGGTAGGAAATTTGGCGACGGAACTGGTCGTGAGTGAGTTGAATCAGTTAGAAGCAAAACTTACCATCGACGAGCAACAGCTCGCGCAGGCGATGCTGGCATCTCAGTACGTTTTTGGATAA
- a CDS encoding DUF2480 family protein, with protein sequence MEEIINRVAKSGLVTLDLEDYYHPGARVLYDLKENLFMGMILKEKDFREFLKSHDWSQYKGQNVAITCTEDAIIPTWAYMLLALQLEPHANSVVFGNLNDLEEKLYFDAINQINPEDYRDARVVVKGCSKHPVPTAAYVEITRKLQPVAQTLMFGEPCSTVPLYKRPKNTQEAVNA encoded by the coding sequence ATGGAAGAAATCATCAACCGCGTTGCCAAAAGCGGCCTCGTTACGTTAGATTTAGAAGATTATTACCACCCTGGAGCGCGTGTACTGTACGACTTGAAAGAGAATCTCTTCATGGGAATGATTCTGAAAGAAAAAGACTTCCGGGAGTTTTTGAAGAGCCACGATTGGTCGCAATACAAAGGCCAAAACGTTGCCATTACCTGTACAGAAGACGCCATCATCCCCACATGGGCGTATATGTTGCTGGCCTTACAGCTAGAGCCTCACGCCAACTCGGTTGTTTTTGGAAACCTGAATGACTTGGAAGAAAAACTTTATTTTGATGCCATCAACCAAATCAATCCAGAAGACTATCGAGATGCCCGCGTCGTGGTAAAAGGATGCAGCAAACACCCGGTACCCACAGCAGCTTATGTGGAAATAACGCGCAAATTACAGCCTGTAGCCCAAACACTTATGTTTGGTGAGCCATGCAGCACCGTGCCACTTTACAAGCGCCCGAAAAACACGCAAGAAGCGGTCAATGCTTAG
- a CDS encoding CCA tRNA nucleotidyltransferase, whose protein sequence is MNFSEVLDKHSIFNVVAQSAKELGVDAYVIGGYVRDLILKRPSKDIDIVSIGSGIALAEAVAKKLGVHVNVFKNFGTAQFRVDDLDIEFVGARRESYRTESRKPIVEDGTLHDDQNRRDFTINAMGISLNAENYGELIDPFNGIDDLRRKLIRTPLDPEITFSDDPLRMMRAVRFATQLNFDIEPDTFDGLVKTAERIDIISKERINDELNKIILSAVPSYGFKLLHQAGILKRIFPEFVELQGAEYQDGKGHKDNFYHTLQVLDNISKHTDDLWLRWAAIMHDIAKPATKRFDKKVGWTFHGHEDLGARFTPRIFRQMKLPMNENMRFVQKLVRLHLRPIALSKETISDSALRRLLFDAGADLEALMTLCRADITSKNPEKVKKHLLNFDKVEQKLYDLEARDQIRNFQPVITGEVIMEAFGLKPSAEVGVIKTAVREAILDGIIPNVFEPAYAFMLEEGKKMGLGPVAS, encoded by the coding sequence ATGAATTTTAGTGAAGTCTTAGATAAACATTCTATTTTTAACGTTGTCGCTCAATCTGCCAAGGAGCTTGGAGTAGACGCCTATGTGATAGGAGGTTATGTACGTGATTTAATTTTAAAGCGTCCTTCCAAAGACATCGACATTGTATCCATCGGGAGTGGCATAGCATTGGCGGAGGCGGTAGCCAAAAAGCTTGGCGTACACGTGAATGTGTTTAAGAACTTTGGTACCGCGCAGTTTCGGGTGGATGATTTAGACATTGAGTTTGTGGGTGCGCGGCGAGAATCTTACCGTACAGAATCCCGCAAACCAATAGTGGAAGACGGCACGTTGCACGACGACCAAAATCGACGGGATTTTACCATCAATGCCATGGGTATCAGCCTGAATGCTGAAAATTATGGCGAGTTGATTGACCCTTTTAATGGTATTGACGACTTACGCAGAAAGCTCATTCGGACACCGCTTGACCCCGAAATTACCTTCTCTGATGACCCACTGCGCATGATGCGGGCGGTGCGTTTTGCAACTCAACTGAATTTTGACATTGAACCCGATACCTTTGATGGTCTGGTTAAAACCGCTGAGCGCATTGATATTATTTCTAAAGAGAGAATCAACGACGAACTTAACAAAATCATTTTGTCGGCGGTGCCTTCCTATGGCTTTAAACTGTTGCACCAAGCAGGTATTTTAAAGCGAATTTTTCCTGAATTTGTAGAGTTACAAGGGGCTGAATATCAAGACGGAAAAGGTCATAAAGATAATTTTTATCATACGTTGCAGGTATTGGATAATATTTCCAAACATACCGACGACTTGTGGCTGCGTTGGGCGGCCATCATGCACGATATTGCCAAGCCCGCCACCAAGCGTTTTGATAAAAAAGTAGGGTGGACCTTCCACGGGCACGAAGATTTGGGTGCGCGCTTTACGCCGCGCATTTTTCGTCAAATGAAATTGCCGATGAATGAAAACATGCGTTTTGTTCAAAAACTCGTTCGGCTTCACCTGCGGCCCATTGCGTTGTCGAAAGAAACCATTTCTGACTCGGCGTTGCGGCGGTTATTGTTTGATGCAGGCGCCGATTTGGAGGCGTTGATGACCCTTTGCCGGGCCGATATAACCTCCAAGAACCCCGAGAAAGTCAAAAAACACCTGTTGAATTTCGACAAAGTTGAACAAAAGCTCTACGACCTCGAAGCCCGCGACCAAATACGAAATTTTCAGCCCGTCATCACGGGAGAAGTTATCATGGAAGCCTTTGGGCTGAAACCTTCTGCTGAAGTAGGCGTTATTAAAACAGCTGTTCGTGAGGCGATTCTGGACGGGATTATCCCGAATGTTTTCGAGCCGGCCTATGCTTTTATGCTCGAAGAAGGCAAAAAAATGGGATTGGGGCCCGTGGCTTCTTAA
- a CDS encoding Gfo/Idh/MocA family protein — MSHLLNRRRFLKQSSAAALSLPFLTGFTRKVAPSDRLRVAHIGLGGMGTQHLKWFAGLPEVEIAALCDLDETHLASAQKTLLGLQPDTKVQLYSDFRRILERKDIDAITCATPDHWHAQVAILAFEAGKDVYGEKPLSYSVREGQKMLKSLKRHDRIFQLGTQIHAGDNYHRVVEIIRSGAIGNVHTVRLWKPGAPPVLGPANYQEPPSTLNWDFWLGPAPYSKYTPERCHFNYRYFLDYSGGVYQDFWSHIADVVWWAINPQNLTTISAKGEVGEGIGNTPKWIDVDYQFDNLKIHWTTTPPNVPGAANRGIGAYFEGDKGTLLCDYNTREINIGGMLMNDVETVPLSIQRSPGHQQNFVNAVKTRTQPESNLEYARQMTLPMHLGLISWRLGRELHWNAKKEKFRHDGEANDLLSRDYRKGWDWI, encoded by the coding sequence ATGAGCCACCTTCTAAATCGCCGTCGTTTTTTAAAACAGAGCAGTGCCGCTGCCCTCAGCCTTCCCTTTCTAACGGGTTTTACGCGCAAAGTAGCCCCCAGCGACCGCCTGCGGGTAGCCCACATCGGATTGGGTGGCATGGGAACGCAACACCTGAAATGGTTTGCAGGGTTGCCAGAAGTAGAAATAGCAGCACTGTGCGACTTAGACGAAACGCATCTAGCTTCTGCTCAAAAAACCTTGTTGGGTTTACAACCCGACACAAAGGTCCAATTATACAGCGATTTTCGTCGAATATTAGAACGCAAAGACATTGACGCCATCACCTGCGCAACGCCCGACCATTGGCACGCCCAAGTAGCGATATTGGCTTTTGAAGCGGGAAAAGATGTGTACGGAGAAAAACCGCTGTCGTACAGCGTGCGTGAAGGACAAAAAATGCTTAAATCGCTCAAACGCCACGACCGAATTTTTCAGTTAGGCACCCAAATCCACGCGGGAGACAACTACCACCGCGTCGTTGAAATCATTCGTTCGGGTGCCATTGGCAATGTTCATACCGTGCGACTTTGGAAACCCGGAGCACCGCCCGTACTGGGGCCAGCCAACTATCAGGAACCACCCTCTACCCTCAATTGGGATTTTTGGCTCGGGCCCGCCCCTTATTCAAAGTACACGCCCGAGCGGTGTCATTTCAATTATCGCTATTTTCTGGATTATTCAGGTGGGGTGTATCAGGACTTTTGGAGTCACATTGCCGATGTGGTCTGGTGGGCCATCAATCCCCAAAATCTTACTACCATCAGCGCCAAAGGAGAAGTTGGGGAGGGCATTGGCAATACTCCCAAATGGATTGATGTTGATTATCAGTTCGACAATCTCAAAATTCACTGGACTACCACGCCACCCAACGTGCCGGGAGCGGCCAATCGGGGCATTGGTGCCTATTTTGAAGGAGATAAAGGTACGCTTCTCTGTGATTATAACACCCGCGAAATTAACATCGGCGGAATGCTCATGAATGATGTCGAAACGGTTCCTCTCAGCATTCAGCGGTCGCCTGGGCATCAGCAAAATTTTGTAAACGCCGTCAAGACCCGTACGCAACCCGAATCTAACCTTGAATACGCCCGTCAAATGACTCTTCCTATGCACCTTGGACTTATTTCGTGGCGTCTAGGGCGGGAGTTACACTGGAATGCAAAAAAAGAAAAATTTCGTCACGACGGAGAAGCCAATGATCTATTGTCACGCGACTATCGAAAAGGCTGGGACTGGATATGA
- a CDS encoding sulfurtransferase: MPQKLSPISKPSELVASVQEKNLVIVDARAGAGAKDRYAARHLAGALFVDLEKQLANVPADASKGGRHPLPDLMQFAQVLTQLGIGPDTHVVVYDDKNGGNAAARFWWMLKAIGHENVQVLDGGLDAAVNAGFPVSSAEETPSIPEKTYERLRWTLPLSDINEVEKVANDVDYLVIDVRDKDRFDGKVEPIDLIAGHIPGAVNIPFTSNLDANGFYLSPAELKEKYTEALNGRDAQHVIVHCGSGVTACHTLLAMAYAEMEIPKLYVGSWSEWSRTDRPMFTLTKD, translated from the coding sequence ATGCCACAAAAGTTATCTCCGATTAGTAAGCCATCCGAATTGGTCGCGTCAGTACAGGAAAAAAATCTGGTTATTGTGGACGCCCGGGCGGGAGCTGGAGCAAAAGATAGATACGCCGCTCGCCATTTAGCGGGAGCGTTGTTTGTTGATTTAGAAAAACAATTGGCCAACGTGCCAGCGGATGCCTCAAAAGGAGGCCGTCATCCATTGCCTGACCTTATGCAATTTGCGCAAGTGTTAACCCAACTTGGCATCGGGCCCGACACGCACGTTGTAGTGTATGATGACAAAAACGGGGGGAATGCGGCCGCTCGTTTTTGGTGGATGCTGAAAGCCATTGGACACGAAAATGTACAAGTACTTGATGGCGGGTTGGATGCCGCCGTAAATGCAGGTTTCCCCGTTAGCTCAGCAGAGGAAACGCCTTCTATTCCCGAAAAAACCTATGAAAGACTTCGATGGACGTTGCCGTTGTCGGACATCAACGAAGTAGAAAAAGTAGCCAATGATGTTGATTATCTGGTGATTGATGTGCGTGACAAAGACCGTTTTGATGGAAAAGTTGAACCCATTGATTTGATTGCGGGGCACATTCCAGGGGCGGTCAATATTCCTTTTACGAGCAATTTGGACGCTAATGGATTTTATCTTTCACCTGCTGAACTGAAAGAAAAATACACGGAAGCCTTGAATGGAAGAGATGCCCAGCATGTCATTGTTCATTGCGGTTCGGGCGTGACCGCCTGTCATACGTTGCTTGCCATGGCCTACGCTGAAATGGAAATTCCCAAACTCTATGTGGGCTCGTGGAGCGAATGGTCAAGAACCGACCGTCCGATGTTTACCTTGACGAAAGATTAG
- a CDS encoding S8 family serine peptidase — translation MKKIGTTIAAVAMLSFSFSCLAQTKYWIFLKDKNTTDAPAISPKTLQNRLQQGLTLYDETDLPVKKEYLQQLQTADCQTLNISRWFNAVSARLTAEQLQAVQSLPFVSKVQPINGQFYIAKTQPNRRSAMAPVMTQVQADEFKKAGLNGKGITIGVIDAGFLEAPTNNLLKHIFDRKAILDKRDYVNPPLTYSDKFYTTAETFSDFHGTEVMSAISGANRSESAQNGLATESQFYLARTDHGTREFRGEEDNWVAAMEWMDSLGVRLINTSLGYAQGFTDPNENYQINQMDGKTSIISQAAQLAADKKGILVIVSAGNEGDDPSWRIISTPADAQGVLAIGATNQRYWNRIGYSSIGPEFLPYLKPNVSCFSLYGTSLSAPVITGFAACLMQANPTLTNKQLINLIEKSAHLYPYGNNFVGYGVPLASRALALLQNPAESGTTYAREIKASGTSHTLKLPGTSDMVSVFHKKSSMHVLTQEIVRLREGQLTIQRLEGETHTTIDLKTEVIEVVWE, via the coding sequence ATGAAAAAAATTGGAACGACGATAGCGGCGGTGGCGATGCTGTCTTTTTCATTTAGCTGTTTGGCGCAGACAAAGTACTGGATTTTTCTGAAAGATAAAAATACGACCGATGCGCCGGCAATTTCACCAAAAACGCTACAAAATCGTCTCCAACAAGGGCTTACTTTATATGATGAAACGGATTTGCCCGTAAAAAAAGAATATCTTCAACAGCTACAAACAGCTGACTGTCAAACACTAAACATTTCTCGCTGGTTCAATGCGGTCTCGGCTCGCCTTACTGCTGAGCAATTGCAAGCCGTTCAGTCGCTTCCCTTTGTCAGTAAAGTACAACCCATCAACGGCCAATTTTACATCGCCAAAACCCAGCCCAATCGCCGCTCTGCGATGGCACCCGTCATGACGCAGGTACAAGCCGACGAATTTAAAAAAGCGGGTCTGAACGGAAAAGGAATCACCATCGGCGTCATTGACGCGGGATTTCTGGAAGCTCCCACCAATAATCTCCTAAAACACATTTTTGACCGCAAAGCCATCTTGGATAAACGTGATTATGTTAACCCACCGTTAACGTATTCTGATAAATTTTACACCACCGCCGAAACCTTTTCTGATTTTCACGGAACCGAAGTAATGAGCGCCATTTCGGGCGCCAATCGTTCCGAAAGTGCCCAAAACGGCTTAGCGACCGAATCACAGTTTTACCTTGCCCGCACCGACCACGGAACCCGCGAATTTCGCGGCGAGGAAGACAACTGGGTAGCCGCGATGGAGTGGATGGACAGCCTTGGCGTGCGTTTGATTAATACCTCATTGGGCTACGCCCAAGGGTTTACCGACCCCAACGAGAATTATCAAATCAACCAAATGGATGGCAAAACGAGCATCATCAGCCAGGCGGCGCAATTGGCGGCCGACAAAAAAGGTATCTTGGTAATCGTATCAGCCGGTAATGAAGGCGACGACCCAAGCTGGCGCATTATTTCCACTCCCGCCGACGCGCAAGGTGTTTTAGCCATCGGCGCTACCAATCAGCGGTATTGGAACCGCATCGGTTACAGCAGCATCGGGCCAGAGTTTTTGCCTTATCTAAAGCCCAACGTTTCCTGCTTTTCGTTATACGGCACGTCATTGTCGGCGCCCGTTATTACGGGCTTTGCGGCATGTTTGATGCAGGCCAACCCTACGCTCACCAACAAACAACTCATAAATCTCATTGAGAAATCAGCCCATTTGTACCCCTACGGAAATAATTTTGTCGGGTACGGGGTCCCGTTAGCTTCACGAGCTTTGGCATTGCTCCAAAATCCCGCCGAATCTGGCACCACCTACGCTCGGGAAATAAAAGCATCTGGCACATCACACACCCTAAAACTACCCGGAACCAGCGATATGGTTTCTGTTTTTCATAAAAAGAGCTCAATGCACGTGCTTACGCAGGAGATAGTACGCCTCCGCGAAGGCCAGTTGACGATTCAACGGCTGGAGGGGGAAACTCACACCACCATTGACCTAAAAACCGAAGTAATCGAGGTGGTTTGGGAATAA
- a CDS encoding aminopeptidase P family protein: protein MFSTNTYASRRAKLKNQVSNGLLLFLGNEESGMNYTDNTYHFRQDSTFLYYFGLDKVGLAAIIDVESGEEWIVGDEITMDDVIWAGPQPTLQEQAGRVGVAKTLPKSALEATLKGALGAGRAVHFLPPYRPEHTLKLHHWTGWSLAEIPQKASLPFIMAVINQRSYKTDHEIVEMDKAVNISGQMHLNAIRATRMGKYEYEVVGTVHGTARSGGGDLAYPIILSVDGQTLHNHYHGNRLESGRLVLGDFGAETATYYAGDITRTWPVDKTFTEKQKEIYQIVLDANLNVINALRPGVKYLDCHLISWRTVTEGLKNLGLLEGDVDEMVALGVPGLFMPHGVGHMIGMDVHDMENLGENYIGYREGLERSNLLGLKSLRLAKELEEGFALTIEPGTYFIPELIQLWESQGKFKDFIKYDKLKAYFGFGGVRIEDNYVITADGAKLIGEPIPKTIAEIEGLRC, encoded by the coding sequence ATGTTTTCAACAAATACCTACGCTTCGCGCCGCGCTAAACTCAAAAATCAGGTTTCAAACGGTCTATTATTGTTTTTAGGAAATGAAGAATCGGGAATGAATTACACCGATAATACCTACCATTTTCGACAAGACAGCACTTTTCTGTACTACTTTGGATTGGATAAAGTAGGACTGGCGGCCATTATCGACGTAGAATCGGGCGAGGAATGGATTGTGGGGGATGAAATTACGATGGATGATGTAATTTGGGCTGGGCCGCAGCCTACTTTACAAGAACAAGCAGGCCGGGTAGGCGTGGCCAAAACGCTTCCGAAATCGGCCTTAGAAGCTACCCTCAAGGGCGCGCTCGGCGCGGGCCGTGCCGTCCATTTTTTGCCGCCGTATCGTCCTGAGCATACCCTGAAACTTCATCACTGGACGGGCTGGTCGCTGGCCGAAATTCCTCAAAAAGCCTCATTGCCGTTTATCATGGCGGTCATAAACCAACGTTCTTATAAAACCGATCACGAAATCGTTGAAATGGACAAAGCCGTCAACATTTCGGGGCAGATGCACCTGAATGCGATTCGCGCTACCCGCATGGGCAAATACGAATACGAAGTTGTGGGCACTGTTCATGGTACGGCGCGGAGCGGTGGCGGAGACTTAGCGTACCCAATTATTTTGTCGGTAGATGGGCAAACGCTCCACAATCATTATCACGGCAATCGCCTCGAAAGTGGTCGGCTAGTATTAGGTGATTTTGGGGCGGAAACGGCCACCTATTACGCTGGCGACATCACGCGTACGTGGCCCGTTGACAAGACATTTACCGAAAAACAAAAAGAAATCTATCAGATTGTACTGGACGCCAACCTGAACGTTATCAATGCATTGCGTCCGGGTGTGAAGTACCTTGATTGTCATTTGATTTCTTGGCGGACGGTGACGGAAGGTTTAAAAAACCTCGGTTTGCTAGAAGGAGATGTGGACGAAATGGTGGCTTTGGGCGTACCAGGCCTTTTTATGCCTCATGGCGTTGGGCACATGATTGGGATGGATGTTCATGATATGGAGAATTTGGGCGAAAACTATATAGGTTACCGTGAGGGACTAGAACGCAGCAATTTGCTTGGTTTGAAGTCATTACGATTGGCCAAAGAACTCGAAGAAGGATTTGCACTAACGATTGAGCCGGGTACGTATTTTATACCAGAATTGATTCAATTGTGGGAAAGCCAAGGGAAATTTAAAGACTTCATCAAGTACGATAAACTGAAAGCTTATTTTGGATTTGGCGGGGTGCGGATTGAGGATAATTACGTGATTACGGCCGACGGTGCAAAATTGATTGGTGAGCCCATTCCCAAAACAATCGCCGAGATTGAAGGGTTAAGGTGTTAA
- a CDS encoding aminopeptidase P N-terminal domain-containing protein yields MRYEPIDVQLFIQNRQRLYKLLKPKSLVILNANDPMPTNADGTMGFKQNSDLFYLSGIDQEETLLVLFPDHPDPKFRELLFLRETNELIAVWEGEKLTKAQATQVSGIQRIYWTHQFELIFSQLVFEAENVYLNTNEHARGDAQVQTRDARYIRDFKERYPLHRLERLAPLTYYLRAVKQPQEIHQLQKAIDITRDGFLRVLNFVKPEVWEYEIEAEFIHEFTRKRSKGFAYSPIIASGKNACVLHYIENNRQCKAGDILLLDVAAEYANYNADLTRSIPVNGRFTPRQREVYDAVLRVMKAARGMLVTGTMPDAYQAEVAKIMESELLGLGLLTKQDIEKQDPDWPAYKKYFMHGTSHLLGLDVHDVGSRYRAFAPGMVFTCEPGIYIKEEGLGIRLENNILITADGNVDLMAHIPIEAEEIEELMHQSIGFDKNLGSK; encoded by the coding sequence ATGCGTTACGAACCGATAGATGTTCAGCTTTTTATTCAAAATCGCCAACGACTTTATAAGTTATTGAAACCCAAGAGCTTGGTTATATTGAATGCCAATGACCCCATGCCTACCAATGCCGACGGAACCATGGGTTTTAAGCAAAATTCCGATTTGTTTTATCTGTCAGGAATTGATCAGGAAGAAACCCTTCTGGTATTATTTCCAGACCACCCCGATCCTAAATTTCGAGAATTGCTTTTTTTGCGCGAAACAAATGAGCTTATTGCCGTATGGGAAGGTGAAAAACTGACCAAAGCACAGGCAACGCAAGTGTCGGGTATTCAGCGGATTTATTGGACTCATCAGTTTGAATTGATATTTAGTCAGTTGGTTTTTGAGGCCGAAAATGTGTACCTCAACACCAACGAGCACGCCCGAGGCGACGCGCAAGTCCAAACGCGGGATGCGCGTTATATTCGGGATTTTAAGGAAAGATACCCTTTGCATCGTTTGGAACGTTTGGCTCCGCTGACCTATTATTTACGCGCTGTAAAGCAACCGCAGGAGATTCATCAACTTCAAAAAGCCATTGATATCACCCGCGATGGATTTTTAAGGGTCTTAAATTTTGTCAAACCTGAGGTGTGGGAATACGAGATTGAGGCCGAGTTTATCCACGAATTTACCCGAAAGCGTTCCAAAGGTTTTGCGTACAGTCCCATCATTGCGTCGGGGAAAAATGCGTGCGTGTTGCATTACATTGAAAACAATCGACAATGTAAAGCGGGAGATATTTTGTTGCTGGATGTGGCGGCCGAGTACGCCAATTACAATGCCGACTTGACGCGTTCTATTCCCGTTAATGGTCGTTTTACGCCGCGTCAGCGGGAGGTATACGATGCAGTATTGCGGGTAATGAAAGCCGCGCGCGGAATGCTCGTGACGGGCACAATGCCCGATGCGTATCAGGCAGAAGTGGCCAAAATCATGGAAAGTGAGTTGTTGGGCTTGGGGTTGTTGACCAAACAGGACATTGAAAAACAAGACCCCGATTGGCCAGCGTACAAGAAGTATTTTATGCACGGAACGTCCCATTTGTTGGGGTTGGATGTTCACGATGTGGGGAGTCGATACCGTGCTTTTGCCCCTGGCATGGTTTTTACGTGCGAACCCGGTATATACATCAAAGAAGAGGGGTTGGGGATTCGGCTCGAAAACAATATTTTGATTACTGCCGATGGAAACGTTGACCTTATGGCGCATATACCCATTGAAGCCGAGGAAATTGAAGAATTAATGCATCAATCAATTGGGTTTGATAAGAATTTAGGGAGTAAATAA